A genomic window from Streptomyces sp. NBC_00234 includes:
- the tkt gene encoding transketolase yields MSTKPTTTDLQWTELDQRAVDTVRVLAADAVQKVGNGHPGTAMSLAPAAYTLFQKVMRHDPADAEWVGRDRFVLSAGHSSLTLYIQLYLAGYGLELDDLKAFRTWGSKTPGHPEYGHTTGVETTTGPLGQGVANAVGMAMAARYERGLFDPEAAPGTSPFDHNVWVIAGDGCLQEGISAEASSLAGHQKLGNLTMLWDDNHISIEGDTETAVSEDTLKRYEAYGWHVQRVEQLPSGDLDPAGLYKALQAAKAETERPSFIAARSIIAWPAPNAQDTEAAHGSALGDDEVAATKRVLGFDPEKSFEVSDEVIAHTREALDRGREVKAEWEKSLAAWRTANPERAAEFDRISAGELPTGWEEKLPLFEAGKSVATRAASGKVLQALGEVVPELWGGSADLAGSNNTTIDKTSSFLPAGNPLPEADPYGRTIHFGIREHAMAAAMNGIALHGHTRIYGGTFLVFSDYMRNAVRLSALMHLPVTYVWTHDSIGLGEDGPTHQPVEHLASLRAIPGLNVVRPADANETTIAWREILRRYTKVFGKGAPHGLALTRQGVPTYEANEDAAKGGYVLFDAEGGKPEVVLIGTGSEVHLAVEAREQLQAAGVPTRVVSMPCVEWFEEQDQAYKDSVLPPSVKARVAVEAGIGLTWHRYVGDAGRIVSLEHFGASADAKVLFREFGFTAEHVAAAARESLAASAR; encoded by the coding sequence GTGAGCACCAAGCCGACCACCACAGACCTCCAGTGGACCGAATTGGACCAGCGGGCCGTGGACACTGTCCGCGTCCTCGCCGCGGACGCCGTACAGAAGGTCGGAAACGGCCACCCGGGTACGGCGATGAGCCTGGCTCCCGCCGCGTACACCCTCTTCCAGAAGGTGATGCGGCACGACCCCGCGGACGCGGAATGGGTCGGCCGTGACCGGTTCGTCCTCTCTGCGGGCCACTCGAGCCTGACCCTCTACATCCAGCTCTACCTGGCCGGGTACGGCCTGGAGCTCGATGACCTCAAGGCGTTCCGCACCTGGGGTTCCAAGACCCCGGGGCACCCGGAGTACGGCCACACCACGGGCGTGGAGACGACGACCGGCCCGCTCGGCCAGGGTGTCGCCAACGCCGTCGGTATGGCCATGGCCGCCCGCTACGAGCGCGGTCTGTTCGATCCGGAGGCGGCCCCCGGCACCTCCCCGTTCGACCACAACGTCTGGGTCATCGCCGGTGACGGCTGCCTCCAGGAGGGCATCTCCGCCGAGGCGTCCTCGCTGGCCGGGCACCAGAAGCTCGGCAACCTCACGATGCTGTGGGACGACAACCACATCTCGATCGAGGGCGACACGGAGACCGCGGTCTCCGAGGACACCCTGAAGCGTTACGAGGCGTACGGCTGGCACGTCCAGCGCGTCGAGCAGCTGCCCAGCGGCGACCTCGACCCGGCGGGTCTGTACAAGGCGCTGCAGGCGGCCAAGGCCGAGACGGAGCGCCCGTCGTTCATCGCGGCCCGCTCGATCATCGCCTGGCCCGCCCCGAACGCCCAGGACACCGAGGCCGCGCACGGCTCGGCGCTCGGCGACGACGAGGTCGCGGCCACCAAGCGGGTGCTCGGCTTCGACCCCGAGAAGAGCTTCGAGGTCTCCGACGAGGTCATCGCGCACACCCGTGAGGCGCTGGACCGCGGCCGTGAGGTCAAGGCCGAGTGGGAGAAGTCCCTCGCCGCGTGGCGCACCGCCAACCCGGAGCGCGCCGCCGAGTTCGACCGGATCTCCGCGGGCGAGCTGCCCACGGGCTGGGAAGAGAAGCTCCCGCTCTTCGAGGCCGGTAAGAGCGTCGCCACGCGCGCGGCCTCCGGCAAGGTCCTCCAGGCCCTGGGCGAGGTCGTCCCCGAGCTGTGGGGCGGCTCCGCCGACCTGGCGGGCTCGAACAACACCACGATCGACAAGACGTCGTCGTTCCTCCCGGCGGGCAACCCCCTGCCCGAGGCGGACCCGTACGGCCGCACGATCCACTTCGGCATCCGCGAGCACGCCATGGCCGCCGCCATGAACGGCATCGCGCTGCACGGCCACACCCGCATCTACGGCGGCACCTTCCTGGTGTTCTCCGACTACATGCGCAACGCCGTGCGGCTGTCCGCGCTGATGCACCTTCCGGTGACGTACGTGTGGACGCACGACTCGATCGGCCTCGGCGAGGACGGCCCGACCCACCAGCCGGTGGAGCACCTGGCCTCGCTGCGCGCGATCCCGGGCCTGAACGTCGTGCGCCCGGCCGACGCGAACGAGACCACCATCGCCTGGCGCGAGATCCTGCGCCGCTACACCAAGGTGTTCGGCAAGGGCGCCCCGCACGGACTGGCGCTGACCCGCCAGGGCGTGCCGACGTACGAGGCGAACGAGGACGCCGCCAAGGGCGGGTACGTGCTCTTCGACGCCGAGGGCGGCAAGCCCGAGGTCGTGCTGATCGGCACCGGCTCCGAGGTGCACCTGGCCGTCGAGGCGCGTGAGCAGCTCCAGGCCGCCGGTGTGCCGACGCGCGTCGTGTCGATGCCGTGCGTCGAGTGGTTCGAGGAGCAGGACCAGGCGTACAAGGACAGCGTTCTGCCGCCGTCCGTGAAGGCCCGTGTGGCCGTCGAGGCGGGCATCGGCCTGACCTGGCACCGGTACGTCGGCGACGCCGGACGGATCGTCTCGCTGGAGCACTTCGGTGCCTCCGCGGACGCCAAGGTCCTCTTCCGCGAGTTCGGCTTCACCGCCGAGCACGTCGCTGCCGCCGCCCGGGAATCCCTGGCCGCCTCCGCGCGCTGA
- the tal gene encoding transaldolase gives MTDALKRLSDEGVAIWLDDLSRKRITSGNLAELIDQQHVVGVTTNPSIFQKAISHGDGYEQQLTDLAARKVTVDEAIRMITTADVRDAADILRPVFDATDGQDGRVSIEVDPRLAHNTVATIAEAKQLAWLVDRPNTLIKIPATKAGLPAITEVIGRGISVNVTLIFSLERYREVMDAYLAGLEKARAAGLDLSKIHSVASFFVSRVDTEIDKRLDAIGGDEAKAARGKSALANARLAYEAYEETFAGDRWAALDKAQANKQRPLWASTGVKDPSLKDTLYVDELVAPNTVNTMPEATLDAVADHGEITGNTITGGYDQARADLAAIKKLGVSYDDVVQLLEDEGVEKFEASWIDLLNSTEAELKRLAPSEG, from the coding sequence ATGACAGACGCACTCAAGCGCCTCTCCGACGAGGGCGTGGCGATCTGGCTCGACGACCTGTCGCGCAAGCGGATCACGTCCGGCAACCTCGCCGAGCTGATCGACCAGCAGCACGTCGTCGGTGTCACCACGAACCCGTCGATCTTCCAGAAGGCGATCTCGCACGGTGACGGTTACGAGCAGCAGCTCACCGACCTCGCCGCCCGCAAGGTCACCGTCGACGAGGCCATCCGCATGATCACGACGGCCGACGTCCGCGACGCCGCCGACATCCTGCGTCCGGTCTTCGACGCGACGGACGGCCAGGACGGCCGGGTCTCCATCGAGGTCGACCCGCGCCTGGCCCACAACACGGTGGCCACCATCGCCGAGGCCAAGCAGCTCGCCTGGCTGGTGGACCGGCCGAACACGCTCATCAAGATCCCGGCGACGAAGGCCGGCCTGCCGGCGATCACCGAGGTCATCGGCCGGGGCATCAGCGTCAACGTGACCCTGATCTTCTCGCTGGAGCGCTACCGCGAGGTGATGGACGCGTACCTGGCGGGCCTGGAGAAGGCACGGGCCGCCGGCCTGGACCTCTCCAAGATCCACTCGGTCGCCTCCTTCTTCGTGTCCCGCGTGGACACCGAGATCGACAAGCGCCTCGACGCGATCGGCGGCGACGAGGCCAAGGCCGCCCGGGGCAAGTCCGCACTCGCGAACGCGCGCCTGGCCTACGAGGCGTACGAAGAGACCTTCGCGGGCGACCGCTGGGCCGCGCTGGACAAGGCGCAGGCCAACAAGCAGCGTCCGCTGTGGGCCTCCACCGGCGTGAAGGACCCGTCCCTCAAGGACACCCTGTACGTCGACGAGCTCGTCGCCCCGAACACGGTCAACACCATGCCCGAGGCCACGCTCGACGCCGTCGCCGACCACGGCGAGATCACCGGCAACACCATCACGGGCGGCTACGACCAGGCCCGTGCGGACCTCGCCGCGATCAAGAAGCTCGGGGTGAGCTACGACGACGTCGTCCAGCTCCTCGAGGACGAGGGCGTCGAGAAGTTCGAGGCGTCCTGGATCGACCTGCTCAACTCCACCGAGGCGGAACTCAAGCGCCTCGCCCCTTCGGAGGGCTGA
- the zwf gene encoding glucose-6-phosphate dehydrogenase — MSGVPGANPLRDAQDRRLPRIAGPSGLVIFGVTGDLSRKKLMPAVYDLANRGLLPPGFSLIGFARREWQNEDFAQEVHDAVKQHARTPFREEVWQQLIQGMRFVQGNFDDDEAFETLKATIEELDKAQGTGGNFAFYLSVPPKFFPQVVQQLKKHGLADQKEGSWRRAVIEKPFGHDLTSAQELNQLVHDVFPPNEVFRIDHYLGKETVQNILALRFANTMFEPIWNRSYVDHVQITMAEDIGIGGRAGYYDGIGAARDVIQNHLLQLLALTAMEEPGSFHPKALVAEKLKVLTAVELPDDLGKHTVRGQYAHAWQGGEEVLGYLEEDGIDPKSTTDTFAAIKLTINNRRWAGVPFYLRTGKRLGRRVTEIAVVFKRAPYLPFESGATEELGGNALVIRVQPDEGVTVRFGSKVPGTSMEVRDVTMDFAYGESFTESSPEAYERLILDVLLGDANLFPRHQEVELSWNILDPIEEYWDKHGKPAQYAAGTWGPAEADEMLARDGRSWRRP; from the coding sequence TTGTCTGGTGTTCCCGGAGCCAACCCGCTTCGTGACGCCCAGGACCGACGGCTCCCGCGTATCGCGGGGCCGTCGGGCCTGGTCATCTTTGGCGTCACGGGCGATTTGTCCCGTAAAAAGCTGATGCCCGCAGTCTACGACCTGGCCAATCGCGGCCTGCTGCCGCCGGGCTTCTCGCTCATCGGCTTCGCGCGCCGCGAGTGGCAGAACGAGGACTTCGCGCAGGAGGTCCACGACGCCGTAAAGCAGCACGCCCGTACGCCGTTCCGCGAGGAGGTCTGGCAGCAGCTCATCCAGGGGATGCGCTTCGTCCAGGGCAACTTCGACGACGACGAGGCGTTCGAGACCCTCAAGGCCACCATCGAGGAGCTCGACAAGGCGCAGGGCACGGGCGGCAACTTCGCCTTCTACCTGTCCGTACCGCCGAAGTTCTTCCCCCAGGTCGTCCAGCAGCTCAAGAAGCACGGGCTCGCCGACCAGAAGGAAGGCTCCTGGCGGCGTGCCGTCATCGAGAAGCCGTTCGGTCACGACCTCACGAGCGCGCAGGAGCTCAACCAGCTCGTGCACGACGTGTTCCCGCCCAACGAGGTCTTCCGGATCGACCACTACCTGGGCAAGGAGACGGTCCAGAACATCCTGGCGCTGCGTTTCGCCAACACGATGTTCGAGCCGATCTGGAACCGGTCCTACGTGGACCACGTCCAGATCACGATGGCCGAGGACATCGGCATCGGCGGCCGGGCCGGCTACTACGACGGCATCGGCGCGGCGCGTGACGTCATCCAGAACCACCTGCTCCAGCTGCTGGCGCTGACGGCGATGGAGGAGCCCGGCTCCTTCCACCCCAAGGCCCTGGTCGCCGAGAAGCTCAAGGTGCTCACGGCGGTGGAGCTGCCGGACGACCTGGGCAAGCACACCGTGCGCGGCCAGTACGCCCACGCCTGGCAGGGCGGCGAAGAGGTCCTCGGCTATCTGGAGGAGGACGGCATCGACCCCAAGTCGACGACCGACACCTTCGCCGCGATCAAGCTGACGATCAACAACCGCCGCTGGGCGGGCGTCCCGTTCTACCTCCGTACCGGAAAGCGGCTCGGCCGCCGGGTCACGGAGATCGCGGTCGTCTTCAAGCGCGCCCCGTATCTGCCCTTCGAATCCGGGGCGACCGAGGAGCTGGGCGGCAACGCCCTGGTCATCCGGGTCCAGCCGGACGAGGGCGTGACGGTGCGGTTCGGCTCGAAGGTGCCCGGCACCTCGATGGAGGTCCGGGACGTCACGATGGACTTCGCCTACGGCGAGTCCTTCACGGAGTCCAGCCCGGAGGCGTACGAGCGGCTCATCCTCGATGTGCTGCTCGGCGACGCCAACCTCTTCCCGCGCCACCAGGAGGTCGAGCTCTCCTGGAACATCCTCGACCCGATCGAGGAGTACTGGGACAAGCACGGCAAGCCCGCGCAGTACGCGGCCGGTACCTGGGGCCCGGCCGAGGCGGACGAGATGCTCGCACGCGACGGACGGAGCTGGCGCCGGCCATGA
- the opcA gene encoding glucose-6-phosphate dehydrogenase assembly protein OpcA, giving the protein MKIDLTETTSSKINQALVSARRAIGTPAIGMVLTLVIVTDEENAYDALKAASDSSREHPSRIIAVIKRVSRSPRSRRDARLDAEVRVGSDSGTGETVVLRLHGELANHAQSVVLPLLLPDAPVVLWWPQDAPADPAKDPLGALAQRRITDTYASARPLDELAVRGTTYNPGDTDLAWTRITPWRSMLAAALDQQAAEVLAATVEGESDNPSCELLAMWLADRLGVPVERTHSAGPGLTAVRMETKNGTITLHRPDGSLATLSMQGQPDRGVALKRRETAELLAEELRRLDPDNTYASAVKFGLDRLGGTAAKPSGSGEKSPAAAAAETPTATAAAAKKTAAKKAASK; this is encoded by the coding sequence ATGAAGATCGATCTCACGGAAACCACGTCCAGCAAGATCAACCAGGCGCTCGTGTCGGCCCGCCGTGCCATCGGCACGCCGGCCATCGGCATGGTGCTCACCCTCGTCATCGTCACCGACGAGGAGAACGCGTACGACGCCCTCAAGGCGGCGAGCGACTCCTCCCGCGAGCACCCCTCGCGGATCATCGCGGTGATCAAGCGGGTCAGCCGTTCGCCGCGCAGCCGGCGTGACGCACGGCTCGACGCCGAGGTACGGGTCGGTTCCGACTCGGGCACCGGCGAGACCGTCGTCCTGCGGCTGCACGGCGAACTGGCCAACCACGCCCAGTCGGTGGTCCTGCCGCTCCTGCTGCCGGACGCACCGGTCGTGCTCTGGTGGCCGCAGGACGCGCCGGCCGACCCGGCGAAGGACCCGCTGGGCGCGCTCGCCCAGCGCCGGATCACGGACACCTACGCGTCGGCGCGCCCGCTCGACGAACTCGCCGTGCGCGGAACGACGTACAACCCCGGCGACACCGACCTGGCCTGGACCCGCATCACGCCGTGGCGTTCCATGCTGGCCGCCGCGCTCGACCAGCAGGCCGCCGAGGTCCTGGCCGCCACCGTCGAGGGCGAGTCGGACAACCCGAGCTGCGAGCTGCTCGCCATGTGGCTCGCGGACCGGCTCGGAGTCCCGGTGGAGCGCACGCACTCCGCCGGCCCCGGTCTGACGGCCGTCCGGATGGAGACGAAGAACGGCACCATCACGCTGCACCGGCCCGACGGTTCACTGGCCACGCTCTCCATGCAGGGCCAGCCGGACCGGGGAGTCGCGCTCAAGCGGCGGGAGACCGCCGAACTCCTCGCGGAGGAGCTGCGGCGCCTCGACCCGGACAACACCTACGCGTCGGCGGTGAAGTTCGGTCTGGACAGGCTGGGCGGAACCGCGGCGAAGCCGTCCGGTTCCGGGGAGAAGTCCCCGGCCGCCGCGGCTGCCGAGACCCCGACGGCCACGGCAGCCGCCGCCAAGAAGACCGCGGCCAAGAAGGCGGCCTCGAAGTGA
- the pgl gene encoding 6-phosphogluconolactonase: MSAPQLVVHRDKELMAQAAAARLITKVVDAQAARGYASVVLTGGRNGNGLLAALAATPARDAIDWSRLDLWWGDERFLPEGDPERNVTQARKALLDSVELDPSRVHAMPASDGPYGDDADAAAAGYAAELAAASGPENHGSVPAFDVLMLGVGPDTHVASLFPELPAVRETERTVVGVHGAPKPPPTRVSLTLPAIRAAREVWLLAAGEDKAEAAAIALSGAGEIQAPAAGAYGRSRTLWLLDAPAASRLPRALYPPASP; encoded by the coding sequence GTGAGCGCTCCCCAACTGGTCGTGCACCGCGACAAGGAGCTGATGGCGCAGGCCGCGGCGGCCCGGCTGATCACGAAGGTCGTGGACGCCCAGGCCGCACGCGGTTACGCCTCGGTGGTGCTGACCGGCGGGCGCAACGGCAACGGCCTGCTGGCCGCGCTCGCCGCCACGCCCGCACGGGACGCGATCGACTGGTCGCGGCTCGACCTGTGGTGGGGCGACGAGCGCTTCCTGCCCGAGGGCGATCCGGAGCGCAACGTCACGCAGGCCCGCAAGGCGCTGCTGGACTCGGTGGAGCTGGACCCGTCCCGGGTGCACGCGATGCCCGCCTCGGACGGTCCGTACGGCGACGACGCGGATGCCGCAGCCGCGGGGTACGCGGCCGAACTCGCCGCGGCCTCCGGTCCGGAGAACCACGGCTCCGTACCGGCGTTCGACGTGCTGATGCTGGGCGTCGGCCCGGACACGCATGTCGCCTCGCTCTTCCCCGAACTCCCCGCGGTACGGGAGACCGAGCGCACCGTCGTCGGTGTGCACGGCGCGCCCAAGCCGCCGCCCACCCGTGTCTCGCTCACGCTGCCCGCCATCCGGGCCGCGCGCGAGGTGTGGCTGCTGGCGGCGGGCGAGGACAAGGCGGAGGCCGCGGCCATCGCCCTGTCCGGGGCCGGGGAGATCCAGGCCCCGGCGGCGGGGGCGTACGGACGCAGCCGCACCCTGTGGCTGCTGGACGCGCCCGCGGCCTCGCGGCTGCCGCGTGCGCTCTACCCGCCGGCCTCTCCCTGA
- a CDS encoding VOC family protein has protein sequence MVRIGTVVMGASDVRRAASFWKSALGYVEREPLEDGWVVLVPAEGHGVGLALGRSESPVQEVPRVHLDLYTEEQDAEVGRLLALGAERVAWELYPPDPDFVVLADPEGNRFCVIDTTHGQV, from the coding sequence ATGGTGCGTATCGGAACAGTGGTGATGGGTGCGTCGGACGTACGGCGCGCGGCGTCGTTCTGGAAGTCGGCGCTCGGCTATGTGGAGCGTGAACCGCTGGAGGACGGCTGGGTGGTGCTGGTCCCCGCAGAGGGTCACGGCGTCGGGCTGGCCCTGGGGCGGAGCGAGTCGCCCGTGCAGGAGGTCCCCCGGGTCCATCTCGACCTGTACACCGAGGAGCAGGACGCCGAGGTGGGCCGGCTGCTCGCGCTCGGGGCGGAGCGGGTGGCCTGGGAGCTCTATCCGCCGGACCCGGACTTCGTGGTGCTCGCCGACCCGGAGGGCAACCGGTTCTGCGTCATCGACACGACGCACGGTCAGGTCTGA
- a CDS encoding PH domain-containing protein, producing the protein MSTPADDWRRLDRRTVLVTALVTAGVLLGAALPVGLALSGRFGTGSALTWVPAAVLVLTGCSAGIDHVRWRRTRYRVGPERVELHTGLLLVKERSLARERIRSVDLTARPVLRLLGLVTVRIGTGEHVGGDSTLELDPVTRTEGELLRRLLLERAATGPAGGHREGELVGLNLRWIRYAPVSFVAPMLGGAAAGAVMQVSEWVGAQGEVIAWIGDLFRGTPVLWTVLVLVAAAVVAGVVGALGLWVEMWWSYRLEREPGGTLRVRRGLFTSRSVSIEERRLRGVDLVEPLGVRLMGAARLDAITTGLAKDDSDQHGDHNTLLPVVPRSLAGTVAADVLRETVTPTGAALTGHPRAARRRRLGWALWSVLAPVAVLAVLGALLTPVLLWIALACAVVFLPLAVFLALDAYHALGHAVVGAYLVTRSGTVRRSTAALQRAGVIGWTVKQSYFQRRSGLLTITATTAAGAGAYTAHDTDASEGLDFASEAVPGLLEPFLERTGSPVRPDRASCR; encoded by the coding sequence ATGAGCACCCCCGCCGACGACTGGCGGCGCCTGGACCGGCGTACGGTCCTGGTCACCGCACTCGTCACGGCGGGGGTACTGCTGGGCGCGGCCCTGCCGGTCGGCCTCGCCCTCTCCGGGCGCTTCGGGACCGGGAGCGCCCTGACCTGGGTACCGGCCGCCGTCCTCGTGCTCACCGGCTGCTCGGCCGGGATCGACCACGTGCGATGGCGCCGCACCCGCTACCGCGTCGGCCCCGAGCGCGTCGAGCTCCACACCGGCCTCCTGCTGGTGAAGGAACGCTCACTGGCCCGGGAACGGATCCGCAGCGTCGACCTCACGGCGCGCCCGGTGCTGCGCCTCCTCGGGCTCGTCACGGTCCGGATCGGCACCGGGGAGCACGTGGGCGGCGACTCGACGCTCGAACTCGACCCGGTGACCCGTACCGAGGGCGAACTGCTGCGCCGCCTCCTCCTGGAACGCGCGGCCACCGGTCCCGCCGGCGGCCACCGCGAGGGGGAACTGGTCGGACTGAACCTCCGGTGGATCCGGTACGCGCCGGTGTCCTTCGTCGCCCCGATGCTGGGCGGCGCGGCGGCCGGCGCCGTGATGCAGGTCAGCGAGTGGGTCGGGGCACAGGGCGAGGTGATCGCCTGGATCGGCGACCTGTTCCGCGGGACCCCGGTGCTCTGGACGGTCCTCGTCCTCGTCGCCGCGGCGGTGGTCGCCGGCGTCGTCGGCGCGCTCGGCCTCTGGGTCGAGATGTGGTGGAGCTACCGGCTGGAGCGCGAACCGGGCGGCACCCTCAGGGTCCGCCGCGGGCTCTTCACCTCCCGGTCGGTCTCCATCGAGGAACGGCGGCTGCGCGGGGTGGACCTCGTCGAACCGCTCGGCGTCCGTCTGATGGGCGCCGCCCGGCTGGACGCGATCACGACGGGCCTGGCGAAGGACGACTCGGACCAGCACGGGGACCACAACACCCTGCTGCCCGTCGTGCCCCGGAGCCTCGCCGGCACGGTCGCCGCCGACGTCCTGCGCGAGACCGTGACCCCCACGGGCGCCGCCCTGACCGGCCACCCGCGTGCAGCCCGTCGCCGACGGCTGGGCTGGGCCCTCTGGTCCGTGCTGGCCCCGGTGGCCGTCCTGGCCGTCCTCGGGGCCCTGCTGACCCCTGTCCTGCTCTGGATCGCCCTCGCCTGCGCGGTGGTGTTCCTGCCCCTGGCGGTCTTTCTCGCCCTCGACGCGTACCACGCCCTGGGACACGCCGTCGTCGGCGCGTACCTGGTGACCCGCTCCGGTACGGTCCGGCGTTCCACGGCCGCGCTGCAGCGGGCCGGGGTGATCGGCTGGACCGTGAAGCAGTCGTACTTCCAGCGGCGGTCCGGACTCCTGACCATCACCGCCACGACGGCCGCCGGAGCGGGCGCGTACACGGCGCACGACACCGACGCGTCCGAGGGGCTCGACTTCGCCTCCGAGGCCGTCCCGGGGCTCCTGGAACCGTTCCTGGAGCGCACCGGGTCACCCGTCAGACCTGACCGTGCGTCGTGTCGATGA
- a CDS encoding PH domain-containing protein gives MVTGEGTVRLRPPRNTLDRRAVGWWRAQWLLLTAVPVLVLGLLGAFIGSARFWLLMSAAAVAVVGLACAVLFPLWWFRTHRWEVTGEAVYVRTGVVRQEWRIAPMSRIQTVDTVRGPLEQLWRLATVTVTTASAKGAVRIEGLDHEVAAELAERLTRITQDTPGDAT, from the coding sequence GTGGTGACGGGGGAGGGGACGGTACGGCTGCGGCCACCGCGCAACACGCTGGACCGCAGGGCCGTCGGCTGGTGGCGTGCCCAGTGGCTGCTGCTGACCGCGGTGCCCGTGCTGGTGCTGGGCCTGCTGGGCGCGTTCATCGGGTCCGCCCGGTTCTGGCTGCTGATGTCCGCCGCAGCCGTGGCGGTCGTCGGTCTGGCCTGTGCCGTCCTCTTCCCCCTCTGGTGGTTCCGGACCCACCGCTGGGAGGTCACCGGTGAGGCGGTCTACGTCCGGACGGGAGTGGTCCGCCAGGAATGGCGGATCGCGCCGATGTCCCGGATCCAGACCGTCGACACCGTGCGAGGCCCCCTGGAACAGCTCTGGAGACTCGCCACGGTCACCGTCACCACCGCCTCCGCCAAGGGCGCCGTACGGATCGAGGGCCTCGACCACGAGGTGGCGGCGGAGCTGGCCGAACGGCTCACCCGGATTACCCAGGACACCCCCGGGGACGCCACATGA
- the pgi gene encoding glucose-6-phosphate isomerase produces the protein MNAQSRTKLNQMPEWTALGKHREELGGTQLRQLFADEPDRGIDYTLRVGGLRVDYSKNLVTDETLRLLRELAAATGVAELRDAMFRGEKINTTEDRAVLHTALRAPRDAVIEVDGENVVPAVHAVLDKMAAFSDRVRAGEWTGSTGKRIKNVVNIGIGGSDLGPAMAYEALRSFTDRSLTLRFVSNVDGADLNEALQGLDPAETLFVIASKTFTTIETITNATSARTWLLTGLGAGQEAVAKHFVALSTNAGKVADFGIDTDNMFEFWDWVGGRYSYDSAIGLSLMIAIGPDRFREMLDGFHLVDEHFRTAPAEDNVPLLLGLLGVWYGAFFDAQSHAVLPYSHYLSKFTAYLQQLDMESNGKSVDRDGNPVEWQTGPVVWGTPGTNGQHAYYQLIHQGTKVIPADFIGFAEPVENLLPGLAAQHDLLMANFFAQTQALAFGKTAEEVRAEGVPEELVPHKTFRGNHPTTTILADRLTPSVLGQLIALYEHKVFVQGAVWNIDSFDQWGVELGKVLAKRIEPVLIEGTGGESLDSSTAALVAAYRSLRGR, from the coding sequence ATGAACGCACAAAGCCGAACGAAGCTCAACCAGATGCCCGAGTGGACGGCTCTCGGCAAGCACCGTGAGGAACTCGGTGGAACCCAGCTGCGACAGCTGTTCGCCGACGAACCCGACCGCGGCATCGACTACACCCTCCGGGTCGGCGGCCTCCGCGTCGACTACTCCAAGAACCTGGTCACCGACGAGACGCTCCGCCTGCTGCGCGAGCTCGCCGCCGCCACCGGTGTCGCGGAGCTGCGGGACGCGATGTTCCGCGGCGAGAAGATCAACACCACCGAGGACCGTGCCGTCCTGCACACCGCGCTCCGCGCCCCGCGCGACGCCGTGATCGAGGTCGACGGCGAGAACGTCGTGCCCGCCGTGCACGCCGTCCTGGACAAGATGGCGGCCTTCTCCGACCGCGTCAGGGCGGGGGAGTGGACCGGCTCGACCGGCAAGCGCATCAAGAACGTCGTGAACATCGGCATCGGCGGCTCCGACCTCGGTCCCGCCATGGCGTACGAGGCGCTGCGTTCCTTCACGGACCGCTCGCTCACCCTCCGCTTCGTGTCGAACGTCGACGGCGCCGACCTCAACGAGGCGCTGCAGGGCCTGGACCCGGCCGAGACGCTGTTCGTCATCGCTTCGAAGACGTTCACCACGATCGAGACCATCACCAACGCCACCTCCGCCCGCACGTGGCTGCTCACGGGTCTGGGGGCCGGTCAGGAAGCCGTCGCCAAGCACTTCGTGGCGCTGTCCACGAATGCCGGCAAGGTCGCGGACTTCGGCATCGACACGGACAACATGTTCGAGTTCTGGGACTGGGTCGGCGGCCGTTACTCGTACGACTCGGCCATCGGCCTCTCGCTGATGATCGCCATCGGTCCGGACCGGTTCCGCGAGATGCTCGACGGCTTCCACCTCGTCGACGAGCACTTCCGCACGGCGCCCGCCGAGGACAACGTCCCGCTGCTGCTCGGCCTGTTGGGCGTCTGGTACGGCGCGTTCTTCGACGCGCAGTCGCATGCCGTGCTGCCCTACAGCCACTATCTGTCCAAGTTCACCGCGTACTTGCAGCAGCTGGACATGGAGTCCAACGGCAAGTCCGTCGACCGGGACGGCAATCCGGTGGAGTGGCAGACCGGCCCGGTCGTCTGGGGCACCCCCGGCACCAACGGGCAGCACGCCTACTACCAGCTGATCCACCAGGGCACCAAGGTCATCCCCGCCGACTTCATCGGCTTCGCCGAGCCGGTCGAGAACCTGCTGCCCGGTCTGGCCGCCCAGCACGACCTGCTGATGGCCAACTTCTTCGCCCAGACCCAGGCACTGGCCTTCGGCAAGACGGCCGAGGAGGTCCGCGCGGAGGGTGTCCCCGAGGAGCTGGTGCCGCACAAGACGTTCCGCGGCAACCACCCGACGACCACGATCCTCGCCGACCGGCTGACCCCGTCGGTGCTCGGCCAGCTCATCGCGCTGTACGAGCACAAGGTCTTCGTCCAGGGCGCCGTCTGGAACATCGACTCCTTCGACCAGTGGGGCGTCGAGCTCGGCAAGGTCCTCGCCAAGAGGATCGAGCCCGTCCTGATCGAGGGCACCGGCGGGGAGTCGCTCGACAGCTCCACCGCCGCGCTCGTCGCCGCCTACCGCTCGCTGCGGGGACGCTGA